A DNA window from Acidimicrobiia bacterium contains the following coding sequences:
- the secG gene encoding preprotein translocase subunit SecG — protein sequence MLNAALMVVHILMSLLLITFILLHAGRGGGLSDMFGGAQMGGAMAGSTVVERNLDRLTIAAAVVFTFTTILLGLRLT from the coding sequence GTGCTGAACGCAGCCCTCATGGTCGTGCACATCCTCATGTCACTGCTTCTGATCACGTTCATCCTTCTCCACGCCGGGCGTGGCGGAGGCCTGTCCGACATGTTCGGGGGCGCCCAGATGGGCGGCGCCATGGCCGGCTCCACCGTCGTGGAGCGCAACCTCGACCGCCTCACGATCGCCGCGGCCGTCGTGTTCACCTTCACGACGATCCTGCTCGGCCTGCGCCTCACCTGA
- a CDS encoding ABC transporter substrate-binding protein, whose protein sequence is MCNLRHPSRATTRVVALTLVLAVGLVACSGGGSSTDAAGDSRGGDPEASRSVLRIGVLDEGGLDPAVSVAPDSVLVADLVYDSLVDLDPATSEPRPGVAAEWTANDDATEFTFTLTDGATFHDGTPVTSTDVKATLDRVANPWTDSPLAIQLIPVAGYDAVRSGEATELSGLSAPDPSTLVITLSSPFAELPVVLAHPAFGILPAAIATDGDPTADPVGSGPFSVTGSPEDDVGPLVLERFADHMPGAALVDSVEVTHFEDTGATTAAFEEGEIDLATGPIGGEPDEAPLVERGPGSVPYLAETLLALNLRGFSFDDSAFREAIVRAVDRGALAAAAADAGVRSLGGLIPAGVPGASDNACSGVCTRDVSAARDLLEEAFPDGDVPELPLDYFENPVNNALVLRIAQQLGEVGIPVKARPHARGDYATFLAEGDAELFLLGWVGDAPTAGQFLSPLFRSTSPENVIGVDEPEVDELLDAAQASTDPLERESLYRDAERAVLGTFSVLPLIQFETRFLVADGVENLAVDALGALDGVAVDVAPDASEEG, encoded by the coding sequence ATGTGCAACCTGCGTCACCCCTCGCGTGCCACGACCCGAGTCGTCGCGCTGACCCTTGTGCTCGCCGTGGGCCTCGTCGCCTGCTCGGGCGGCGGATCGTCGACGGACGCCGCCGGTGACAGCCGGGGCGGAGACCCGGAAGCGTCGCGGTCGGTCCTGCGGATCGGAGTTCTCGACGAGGGAGGCCTCGACCCCGCGGTGTCGGTCGCTCCCGACTCGGTCCTCGTGGCCGACCTCGTCTACGACAGCCTGGTCGACCTCGATCCGGCGACCTCCGAACCGCGACCCGGAGTAGCCGCCGAGTGGACCGCCAACGACGACGCCACCGAGTTCACCTTCACGCTGACCGACGGCGCCACCTTCCACGACGGCACGCCAGTCACGAGCACCGACGTGAAGGCAACACTCGACCGTGTCGCCAACCCCTGGACCGACTCGCCCCTGGCCATCCAGCTCATCCCGGTCGCCGGTTACGACGCCGTGCGCTCGGGTGAGGCGACGGAACTCAGCGGCCTGTCGGCGCCCGATCCCTCGACGCTCGTCATCACACTGTCGTCGCCGTTCGCGGAGTTGCCTGTCGTTCTCGCACACCCGGCCTTCGGGATCCTCCCGGCGGCGATCGCGACCGACGGCGACCCGACAGCCGACCCCGTGGGCTCGGGACCGTTCAGTGTCACCGGGAGCCCCGAGGATGACGTGGGCCCTCTCGTGCTCGAGCGCTTCGCCGATCACATGCCCGGCGCCGCCCTCGTGGATTCGGTGGAGGTCACGCACTTCGAGGACACGGGCGCAACCACGGCGGCCTTCGAGGAGGGCGAGATCGACCTGGCAACGGGTCCCATCGGTGGTGAGCCCGACGAGGCACCGCTGGTCGAGCGCGGACCCGGGTCCGTGCCGTACCTGGCAGAGACCCTCCTCGCGCTGAACCTTCGCGGCTTCTCCTTCGACGATTCTGCCTTCCGGGAGGCCATCGTTCGTGCCGTCGACCGGGGAGCACTGGCCGCGGCTGCGGCCGACGCCGGCGTCCGGTCTCTCGGTGGCCTCATCCCCGCAGGTGTTCCCGGCGCGTCCGACAACGCCTGCAGCGGTGTCTGCACCAGGGACGTCTCGGCGGCCCGCGACCTCCTGGAGGAGGCCTTCCCCGACGGCGACGTGCCGGAGCTCCCACTCGACTACTTCGAGAACCCCGTCAACAACGCCCTGGTGCTCAGGATCGCCCAACAGCTCGGTGAGGTCGGCATCCCCGTGAAGGCCCGGCCCCACGCCCGGGGTGACTACGCGACGTTCCTGGCCGAGGGGGACGCCGAGCTCTTCCTCCTGGGCTGGGTCGGCGACGCACCGACCGCCGGCCAGTTCCTCTCACCCCTGTTCCGCTCCACCTCGCCGGAGAACGTCATCGGTGTCGACGAGCCGGAGGTCGACGAACTCCTGGATGCCGCCCAGGCGAGCACCGATCCGCTCGAGAGGGAGTCCCTCTACCGCGACGCCGAGCGTGCCGTGCTCGGGACCTTCTCGGTGCTGCCGCTCATCCAGTTCGAGACGCGGTTCCTCGTGGCCGACGGCGTCGAGAACCTGGCGGTCGACGCCCTGGGCGCCCTCGACGGCGTGGCCGTCGACGTGGCACCCGACGCGTCCGAGGAGGGTTGA
- a CDS encoding DUF222 domain-containing protein produces the protein MRAEKHDLGNGRSAVGPHETLGDRYLAKLREINRLEAEALDLLGEFDSSGAWRADGSLSCQAWVRSHGRMTAQAASARVRTARRLRDLPATRQALAAGDISRDHAQVIGRGTDLTDDIDRLDCAAAGIDADLLEARAAEAAVEADVEFARAACVVDPTGLRRVVTHWRHVVETGTRRVRRGRVRPPRKVHLSKTLHGSVPSRR, from the coding sequence GTGCGCGCTGAGAAGCATGACCTCGGGAATGGCAGATCCGCCGTTGGTCCGCACGAAACCCTCGGCGACCGGTACCTGGCGAAACTGCGCGAGATCAACCGACTCGAGGCCGAGGCGCTGGATCTGCTGGGCGAGTTCGACTCATCCGGTGCATGGCGGGCCGACGGGTCGCTCTCGTGCCAGGCGTGGGTCCGATCGCACGGTCGGATGACGGCACAAGCGGCGTCCGCACGGGTTCGGACCGCCCGGCGCCTCCGTGACCTCCCTGCGACACGGCAGGCACTCGCCGCCGGCGACATTTCCCGCGACCACGCTCAGGTGATCGGCCGTGGCACTGATCTCACCGACGACATCGACCGGCTCGACTGCGCCGCAGCGGGTATCGACGCCGACCTCCTGGAGGCCCGTGCGGCGGAAGCAGCGGTCGAAGCCGATGTCGAGTTCGCGCGGGCGGCATGCGTGGTGGATCCCACGGGACTGCGACGGGTCGTCACGCACTGGCGGCACGTCGTCGAAACCGGAACTCGTCGTGTCCGACGAGGTCGAGTCCGTCCGCCGCGGAAAGTGCATCTGTCGAAAACGCTGCACGGGTCGGTACCGTCTCGACGGTGA
- a CDS encoding HNH endonuclease signature motif containing protein: protein MPIGIRHALVARDGGCAWPGCDRPPEWTDAHHVRHWADGGDTSLENLVLVCRGHHTLLHERHWQAELTPEGKLEVKPP from the coding sequence GTGCCGATCGGGATTCGCCACGCCCTCGTCGCTCGCGACGGGGGATGTGCGTGGCCGGGGTGTGACCGTCCGCCGGAGTGGACCGACGCCCACCATGTCCGGCACTGGGCCGATGGAGGCGACACCTCGCTCGAGAATCTCGTTCTCGTATGCCGAGGACATCACACGTTGCTCCACGAGCGCCACTGGCAGGCGGAGCTGACGCCGGAGGGCAAGTTGGAGGTGAAGCCACCGTAG
- a CDS encoding adenylate/guanylate cyclase domain-containing protein, with protein sequence MDEYWLWLLALEYSFSVGLAWLTVAVVRRIRRNRDRKRRARALPDALASLVPLVAQPLGSLLDMAKKGLASLQSLAGPDGTVTLLFSDIVGSTSLNRALGDDAWVRLLRAHDAIVRSVVTSNGGSVVKTQGDGFMAAFRTPRQAVDAALAIGPALAHSDEIGRTLDLRMGIHTGSVISDGGDYHGMNVTLAARVAEYAHGGEVLVSEVVFDRLGAEGDLCFRARRRTRFKGIDGRRRTYAVSAR encoded by the coding sequence GTGGACGAGTACTGGTTGTGGCTCCTCGCGCTGGAGTACTCGTTCTCGGTGGGCCTCGCTTGGCTGACCGTCGCAGTTGTCCGCCGCATCCGTCGAAACCGCGACCGTAAGCGCCGCGCTCGTGCTCTGCCGGACGCGCTGGCCAGCTTGGTGCCCCTGGTTGCGCAGCCGCTGGGGTCCCTGCTCGATATGGCCAAGAAGGGGCTCGCGAGCCTCCAGTCACTCGCCGGACCCGACGGAACGGTCACCCTCCTGTTCTCCGACATCGTCGGCTCGACGTCCCTGAACCGTGCGCTCGGCGACGATGCCTGGGTGCGCCTGTTGCGCGCTCACGACGCAATCGTCAGATCGGTGGTGACGAGCAACGGTGGAAGCGTGGTCAAGACCCAGGGTGATGGCTTCATGGCTGCGTTTCGCACACCGCGGCAGGCCGTCGACGCCGCTCTCGCCATCGGCCCCGCGCTGGCACACAGCGATGAGATCGGCCGCACGCTGGATCTGCGGATGGGCATCCACACGGGATCCGTCATCAGTGACGGAGGTGACTACCACGGCATGAACGTCACGCTTGCCGCACGAGTCGCCGAATACGCTCACGGCGGCGAGGTGCTCGTTTCCGAGGTGGTGTTCGATCGACTCGGTGCTGAAGGCGATCTGTGTTTCCGTGCCCGACGCCGAACACGATTCAAGGGGATCGACGGTCGCCGTCGCACGTACGCGGTCTCCGCTCGTTGA
- a CDS encoding DsbA family protein, giving the protein MSVKPQVEVFADITCPFTHVGLRTVAGAVADIDPDIELRMRAWPLEWVNASPTPADMVGAEILALREQAGIDAFEGFDPDTWPTTTIPAHNLAAAAYDKDSRTGLRVSLAVRDALFEDGLDVSDVDVLARLAADHGLETPSPEPVASVEADYAEGTRRGVRGSPDFWVGSDEFFCPALTVEHDESGFTVGFDNDGLQRFLARLGSLS; this is encoded by the coding sequence GTGAGCGTGAAACCTCAGGTGGAAGTCTTCGCCGACATCACCTGCCCGTTCACCCATGTCGGGCTGCGGACGGTGGCCGGTGCCGTCGCCGACATCGATCCCGACATCGAGCTGCGGATGCGCGCGTGGCCTCTCGAGTGGGTCAACGCCAGCCCCACACCGGCCGACATGGTCGGTGCCGAGATCCTCGCCCTCAGAGAGCAGGCCGGCATCGACGCCTTCGAGGGCTTCGATCCCGACACGTGGCCGACGACGACCATCCCGGCCCACAACCTGGCCGCCGCAGCCTACGACAAGGATTCCCGCACGGGGCTACGGGTCAGTCTCGCCGTACGCGACGCCCTGTTCGAAGACGGTCTCGACGTGAGCGACGTCGACGTCCTGGCCCGACTCGCCGCCGACCACGGTCTGGAGACCCCTTCCCCCGAACCGGTGGCGTCCGTCGAGGCCGACTACGCCGAAGGCACCCGACGGGGGGTCCGGGGCTCACCCGACTTCTGGGTCGGCTCCGACGAGTTCTTCTGCCCCGCCCTCACGGTGGAGCACGACGAGTCGGGATTCACCGTCGGGTTCGACAACGACGGCCTCCAGAGGTTCCTCGCGCGTCTCGGAAGCCTCTCGTAG
- a CDS encoding SRPBCC family protein, producing the protein MGDSVEVSRDIGASPDAVWDMVSDVTRMGEWSPENDGGEWLKGATGPTAGSRFRGANHNGRRRWKTTATVTDAEPGRRFSFRVSVGPLTVADWGYTIEPIDAGCRVTEWWTDLRPGFFKPIARLATGVADRAARNRSTMQTTLENLAEAAEATAEETETGEG; encoded by the coding sequence ATGGGCGACAGTGTGGAGGTCAGTCGGGACATCGGGGCGTCACCCGATGCTGTGTGGGACATGGTGTCCGACGTCACGCGGATGGGGGAGTGGTCTCCCGAGAACGACGGTGGGGAGTGGCTGAAGGGCGCCACCGGCCCGACGGCGGGCTCCCGGTTTCGCGGCGCCAACCACAACGGCCGAAGGAGATGGAAGACGACGGCGACGGTCACCGACGCCGAGCCGGGCCGCCGGTTCTCCTTCCGGGTGAGTGTCGGCCCCCTGACGGTCGCCGACTGGGGCTACACAATCGAGCCGATCGACGCGGGCTGCCGGGTCACCGAGTGGTGGACCGACCTGCGCCCGGGGTTCTTCAAACCGATCGCGCGCCTCGCCACGGGGGTCGCCGACAGGGCGGCGCGGAACAGATCGACGATGCAGACCACCTTGGAGAATCTCGCCGAGGCAGCAGAGGCGACGGCAGAGGAGACAGAGACGGGGGAAGGCTGA
- a CDS encoding alpha/beta hydrolase, which translates to MTAHNLLDPPLLEGSVGLPDGRQLGFAEYGSPHGRAVFWFHGTPGARRQIPPIARALAAERDVRLIALERPGVGDSTPHLYEAVIDYAADVEVVADRFGIGRFGAIGLSGGGPYVLSCAAALPDRFTAGAILGGIAPSQGDDAVEGGAIGFATRLAPVVEQLRTPLGHGLSAVAQVLARISSQVFDLYMHVSPEGDKAVFRRPEMKEMFIDDLSGAIARGGMRSLFSDIVLFSRPWGFRLGDVSAPIRFWHGDADHLVPLAHGEHVAALVPDSDFSVRPGESHLGSLDAAEEILDAILSLWPDEDAERPVVAPLTSAEDSPA; encoded by the coding sequence ATGACAGCACACAACCTCCTCGACCCGCCTCTTCTCGAGGGCAGTGTCGGGCTCCCCGACGGGCGCCAACTCGGGTTCGCCGAGTACGGCTCGCCCCACGGACGGGCCGTCTTCTGGTTCCACGGGACGCCGGGGGCCCGGCGCCAGATCCCGCCGATCGCGCGGGCCCTGGCCGCCGAGCGCGACGTGCGCCTGATAGCACTCGAACGGCCCGGTGTCGGCGACTCGACGCCTCACCTCTACGAGGCGGTCATCGACTACGCGGCCGACGTCGAGGTCGTCGCGGACCGGTTCGGGATTGGTCGCTTCGGTGCCATCGGGCTCTCGGGCGGCGGACCCTACGTCCTCTCCTGCGCGGCCGCGCTTCCCGACCGCTTCACCGCCGGCGCGATTCTCGGTGGTATTGCACCCTCCCAGGGTGACGACGCGGTCGAGGGCGGAGCCATCGGATTCGCCACACGCCTCGCCCCCGTCGTCGAACAGCTGCGCACACCCCTCGGACACGGGCTCTCCGCAGTGGCCCAGGTCCTGGCACGGATCAGCTCGCAGGTCTTCGACCTCTACATGCACGTGTCGCCCGAGGGGGACAAAGCCGTGTTCCGGCGACCGGAGATGAAGGAGATGTTCATCGACGACCTCTCGGGTGCCATCGCACGTGGCGGAATGCGGTCGCTCTTCTCCGACATCGTCCTGTTCAGTCGCCCCTGGGGCTTCCGGTTGGGCGACGTGTCGGCACCCATCCGCTTCTGGCACGGCGATGCCGACCACCTCGTCCCACTCGCGCACGGCGAGCACGTCGCCGCACTCGTTCCCGACAGCGACTTCTCGGTCCGGCCCGGTGAGAGCCACCTGGGGAGTCTCGATGCGGCCGAGGAGATCCTCGACGCCATCTTGTCCCTGTGGCCCGACGAGGACGCCGAGCGCCCGGTCGTCGCACCCCTCACCAGCGCGGAGGACTCGCCGGCCTGA
- a CDS encoding (2Fe-2S)-binding protein, with the protein MDVTVKVNGTSHTVDVEPRTLLVFLLRDHLGLTGTNVGCDTSSCGACTVHLDGEAVKSCTVLAVQAEGQDVTTIEGLADADGTLSAMQEAFQECHGLQCGYCTPGMVMAATSLVSETPELTEQQVREGLEGNLCRCTGYQNIVRAVLQGAGATAP; encoded by the coding sequence GTGGACGTCACTGTCAAGGTCAACGGCACCTCGCACACCGTCGACGTGGAACCGCGCACTCTCCTCGTGTTCCTCCTGCGCGACCACCTGGGCCTGACGGGAACCAACGTCGGGTGCGACACGTCGTCGTGCGGGGCGTGCACCGTGCACCTCGACGGCGAGGCGGTGAAGTCATGCACCGTCCTGGCGGTGCAGGCCGAGGGTCAGGACGTCACCACGATCGAGGGACTCGCGGATGCCGACGGGACGCTGAGCGCCATGCAGGAGGCGTTCCAGGAGTGCCACGGCCTCCAGTGCGGCTACTGCACCCCGGGGATGGTGATGGCGGCGACCTCACTGGTGAGCGAGACCCCCGAATTGACCGAGCAGCAGGTGCGCGAGGGCCTCGAGGGGAACCTCTGCCGGTGCACCGGCTACCAGAACATCGTGAGGGCCGTTCTCCAGGGCGCGGGAGCGACCGCTCCGTGA
- a CDS encoding xanthine dehydrogenase family protein subunit M yields MIPAPFDYLRADSAEVALEALAEHGDDAKLLAGGHSLLPLMKFRLATPSVLVDIGRLADLSYVRDAGDELAIGALTRHRDVEAHPLVRSQAPLLAAATSRVGDPQVRHRGTIGGAASHGDAASDIPAVLLALRATLVVSGTDGRREIVADDFFTGFLETALTETDMLTEIRVPKAPTAGWSFQKFNRRAQDWAIVGAAIHLDGDECGVGLVNMDSRPRRATGVEEAVRSGADAASSARLAADGMEPPSDLNADAEFRRHLARVLVQRGLVDAGR; encoded by the coding sequence GTGATCCCCGCCCCGTTCGACTACCTCCGTGCCGACTCGGCGGAAGTCGCGCTGGAGGCCCTCGCCGAGCACGGCGACGACGCCAAGTTGCTGGCGGGCGGCCACTCTCTCCTGCCACTCATGAAGTTCCGCCTGGCCACCCCGTCGGTCCTCGTCGACATCGGCCGGCTCGCGGATCTCTCGTACGTGCGCGACGCGGGTGACGAACTCGCCATCGGCGCGCTGACGCGCCATCGGGATGTCGAAGCGCATCCTCTGGTGCGATCGCAGGCGCCGCTGCTCGCGGCTGCCACGTCGCGGGTGGGTGACCCCCAGGTTCGCCACCGCGGAACCATCGGTGGTGCGGCGTCCCACGGTGACGCCGCCTCCGACATCCCCGCGGTCCTCCTCGCGCTCCGGGCGACGTTGGTCGTCAGCGGAACCGACGGACGACGCGAGATCGTGGCCGACGACTTCTTCACCGGGTTTCTCGAGACGGCACTCACCGAAACCGACATGCTCACCGAGATCCGGGTACCCAAGGCCCCCACGGCGGGATGGTCGTTCCAGAAGTTCAACCGACGGGCTCAGGACTGGGCCATCGTGGGTGCGGCGATACACCTCGACGGGGATGAATGCGGCGTCGGACTCGTGAACATGGACAGCAGACCGCGACGCGCGACCGGCGTCGAGGAGGCCGTCAGAAGCGGCGCCGATGCCGCATCGTCGGCGCGCCTCGCCGCCGACGGAATGGAACCGCCGTCGGACCTGAACGCCGACGCGGAGTTCCGCCGGCACCTGGCCCGGGTCCTCGTGCAGCGCGGGCTCGTCGACGCCGGCCGCTGA
- a CDS encoding XdhC/CoxI family protein has translation MREIIDDLLRWRSEGMSCAVARVVDLEGSGPRDPGAAMAVSADGEVVGSVSGGCVEGAVVSEALDVMATGERRVVSFGYSDADAVAVGLTCGGTVRLYVEPFTGTVFEEFQKRIANRLPASLATAISGPGTGRTALVSPDSETVGTLGNADLDRVVVRDARGELEAGRSLVRHYGEHGEAGETEVSVFIESFAPPPTMLIAGAVDFTAALVRVASTLGFVVTVCDAREVFATPERFPGATDVIVSWPQAVIEKLATALGPRDAVCILTHDAKFDVPAIVAALETDVGYIGVMGSRRTHDDRVLRLRDAGVDDAGLARLRAPIGLDIGARTPEETAVSICAEIIALRTGTDAPALTDGTGPIHR, from the coding sequence GTGCGAGAGATCATCGACGATCTCCTGCGGTGGCGGTCGGAAGGGATGTCATGCGCCGTGGCCCGCGTCGTCGACCTCGAGGGCTCGGGGCCGCGCGATCCCGGTGCCGCCATGGCCGTGTCGGCCGACGGCGAGGTCGTCGGGTCCGTGTCGGGAGGCTGTGTGGAGGGCGCCGTCGTGAGCGAGGCACTCGACGTGATGGCCACCGGAGAGCGCCGCGTCGTCAGCTTCGGCTACAGCGACGCCGATGCCGTGGCCGTCGGTCTCACCTGCGGCGGCACGGTTCGTCTGTACGTCGAGCCTTTCACCGGCACCGTTTTCGAGGAGTTCCAGAAGCGAATCGCGAACCGGCTGCCAGCGTCACTCGCCACCGCCATCTCGGGACCCGGCACGGGCCGAACGGCACTCGTGTCGCCCGACAGCGAGACGGTCGGCACGCTCGGGAACGCCGATCTCGACCGTGTCGTTGTCCGCGACGCACGGGGTGAGCTCGAGGCCGGCCGCTCGTTGGTCCGCCACTACGGCGAGCACGGCGAGGCCGGCGAGACCGAGGTGTCGGTGTTCATCGAGTCGTTCGCGCCGCCACCCACCATGCTCATCGCAGGCGCTGTCGACTTCACGGCGGCGCTGGTCCGTGTCGCGTCGACCCTCGGCTTCGTCGTGACGGTCTGCGACGCGCGGGAGGTGTTCGCGACACCGGAAAGGTTTCCCGGCGCGACCGACGTCATCGTGTCGTGGCCCCAGGCTGTCATCGAAAAGCTCGCAACGGCCCTCGGTCCGCGCGACGCCGTGTGCATCCTGACCCACGATGCCAAGTTCGACGTCCCGGCGATCGTCGCCGCGCTGGAGACGGACGTGGGTTACATCGGAGTGATGGGAAGTCGCCGAACGCACGACGACCGCGTCCTTCGCCTTCGCGATGCGGGTGTCGACGACGCCGGGCTCGCGAGGCTCCGCGCACCGATCGGCCTCGACATCGGTGCCCGGACACCCGAGGAGACGGCTGTGTCGATCTGCGCCGAGATCATCGCCCTTCGAACGGGGACGGACGCGCCGGCACTCACCGATGGGACCGGCCCGATCCACCGATAG
- a CDS encoding SRPBCC family protein, whose product MDLSNEVEIDAPIQTVWEAVNDVERIAPCLPGAQLQEIDDEAGEYRGVVKVKVGPVTAQYKGAASFTEQDAASRQVRLAAKGRDSRGAGTANAVITATLTESAGGRTRVTVGTDLTVTGKVAQFGRGVLADVSEKLMGQFAGNLETMLEQDAASAADPEPAPEAEPVDLMEIAGGSLAKRLVPIAGVVVALLVVWWLLRRRADESESRR is encoded by the coding sequence ATGGATCTGAGCAACGAGGTCGAGATCGACGCCCCCATCCAGACTGTGTGGGAGGCGGTGAACGATGTCGAACGCATCGCACCGTGCCTTCCAGGGGCACAGCTCCAGGAGATCGACGACGAAGCAGGCGAGTACCGCGGTGTCGTGAAGGTCAAGGTCGGCCCGGTCACCGCTCAGTACAAGGGTGCAGCGTCGTTCACCGAGCAGGATGCCGCGTCCCGCCAGGTGCGCCTCGCTGCCAAGGGTCGCGACAGCAGGGGAGCCGGAACCGCCAACGCCGTGATCACGGCGACTCTGACCGAGTCAGCAGGCGGGAGGACCCGCGTGACGGTGGGCACCGATCTCACCGTCACGGGCAAGGTGGCGCAGTTCGGTCGGGGTGTCCTGGCCGACGTGAGCGAGAAGCTCATGGGCCAGTTCGCCGGGAACCTCGAGACGATGCTCGAGCAGGACGCTGCCTCCGCAGCCGATCCTGAACCGGCCCCCGAGGCCGAGCCCGTGGATCTGATGGAGATCGCCGGCGGGTCGTTGGCGAAACGGCTGGTACCGATCGCCGGTGTGGTCGTCGCGCTGCTCGTCGTCTGGTGGCTGCTTCGTCGGCGGGCGGACGAGTCCGAATCACGACGATGA
- a CDS encoding PaaI family thioesterase, whose product MSEASLGSFDARVADVMLESADSGGGIGEFLGFRHVEMTAGHLLAEMDVRDDLKNPFGSLHGGCLSAFVDHCLGLVFYPLIPRGSWVATTEFKLNLLKPVTAGTCLATTDVLALTKRSGVARIDITVGDDIACAAQGTVTIVPPRAP is encoded by the coding sequence ATGAGCGAAGCGAGCCTCGGCAGTTTCGATGCGAGGGTGGCCGACGTCATGCTGGAGTCGGCCGACTCCGGCGGAGGGATCGGCGAATTCCTCGGTTTTCGTCACGTCGAGATGACGGCGGGCCATCTTCTCGCCGAGATGGATGTACGCGACGACCTCAAGAATCCGTTCGGATCACTTCACGGCGGCTGCCTCTCGGCGTTCGTCGATCACTGTCTTGGCCTCGTCTTCTATCCGTTGATACCACGCGGATCATGGGTGGCCACGACAGAGTTCAAGCTCAATCTGCTGAAGCCCGTCACCGCGGGTACGTGCCTCGCGACGACCGACGTGCTCGCGCTGACGAAGCGCAGCGGCGTAGCCCGCATCGACATCACCGTCGGCGATGACATCGCCTGTGCCGCACAGGGCACCGTGACGATCGTTCCTCCCCGGGCGCCGTGA
- a CDS encoding adenylate/guanylate cyclase domain-containing protein, protein MDEVTYAPVGDGHVAYRVLEGRGTLDVVMVAGTFFPMDLLHEDRVARRFMDGLAALGRLIAFDKRGVGLSDTLSDDDRSAQEHWADDLDAVIEASGADEPVVVSWEPLGVARLAASRPGSRIGRLVLLNPEVDLDDLLANFDTTDRDGSVGSLEKQSFPSRYEDPSFREWLSRAGRVGASPTAAGRLWDRMLSHQGTLTPEGISAPTLVIHRQESIVAEEAARAVAAAIDASEFVQLPGRDLYPLSGDVDDVVAEISRFVTGSAAIPPPERAIGAVLFTDLVSSTERAVGEGDDRWRELLDVHDSVTHRLVTRFGGRVVKYTGDGVLAVMPSATCSLRAARSIQETLAGDGLAIRAGVHVGDIDRRGDDVSGIVVNAAARIMGLAGPGEVLVSESVRVATMGSDLAFDEPRTVDLKGVPDTWRIHRWIPHDAD, encoded by the coding sequence ATGGACGAGGTTACCTACGCTCCGGTCGGCGACGGTCATGTCGCCTACCGGGTTCTGGAGGGTCGGGGAACCCTCGACGTCGTCATGGTCGCGGGAACGTTCTTTCCCATGGACCTGCTCCACGAGGACCGGGTCGCGAGGCGTTTCATGGACGGCCTGGCCGCCCTCGGACGCCTCATCGCCTTCGACAAGCGCGGGGTCGGCCTCTCCGACACCTTGAGTGACGACGACCGCTCGGCACAGGAGCACTGGGCCGACGATCTCGACGCCGTCATCGAGGCGAGCGGCGCAGATGAGCCCGTCGTCGTCTCCTGGGAGCCGCTCGGGGTGGCGCGCCTGGCGGCATCGCGCCCAGGGAGTCGGATCGGGCGACTCGTGCTCCTCAACCCCGAGGTCGACCTCGACGATCTCCTCGCGAACTTCGACACGACCGACCGGGACGGCTCGGTGGGATCCCTGGAGAAGCAGTCCTTTCCCAGTCGCTACGAAGACCCGTCGTTTCGCGAATGGTTGTCGCGTGCCGGCCGGGTGGGAGCGAGCCCTACGGCGGCCGGGAGGCTGTGGGACCGCATGCTCAGCCACCAGGGCACGCTCACACCCGAGGGCATCAGCGCCCCGACGCTCGTGATCCACCGCCAGGAGTCGATCGTGGCCGAGGAGGCGGCTCGGGCGGTCGCCGCGGCGATCGACGCTTCCGAATTCGTCCAGCTTCCCGGCAGGGATCTCTACCCACTCTCGGGGGACGTCGACGACGTCGTTGCCGAGATCTCCCGCTTCGTCACGGGCTCGGCGGCCATACCGCCGCCGGAGCGGGCGATCGGCGCGGTGCTCTTCACCGACCTCGTGTCGTCCACAGAACGGGCCGTCGGTGAGGGAGACGATCGGTGGCGGGAGCTCCTCGACGTCCACGACTCCGTCACACACCGGTTGGTGACACGTTTCGGGGGCCGAGTCGTCAAGTACACCGGCGACGGTGTCCTGGCCGTGATGCCGTCGGCGACCTGCTCACTGCGGGCAGCCCGTTCGATCCAGGAGACGCTCGCAGGCGACGGCCTGGCGATCCGGGCCGGGGTCCACGTAGGAGACATCGACCGTCGCGGCGACGACGTGTCGGGAATCGTCGTGAATGCCGCCGCGCGGATCATGGGGCTGGCCGGGCCCGGCGAGGTGCTCGTGTCCGAGTCGGTGCGCGTCGCGACGATGGGATCCGACCTCGCGTTCGACGAGCCGAGAACCGTCGATCTCAAGGGTGTCCCCGACACCTGGAGGATCCACCGCTGGATCCCCCACGACGCAGACTGA